A stretch of Desulfotignum phosphitoxidans DSM 13687 DNA encodes these proteins:
- a CDS encoding sodium:solute symporter family protein — MDPKIWVWIFLALYIIYCFWMGLKGFFSEKKASGYAIAGRSIPFIAFLMAATAASFSGWTFIGHPGLIWKAGLVYAFASFYVLTIPLTGAFFAKRNWLMGKRYGFITPGDMFAYYYNNEAVRWLTVLAAFLYSIFYSGLQLIAAAKLFYWTAGVPETIGLIFMAAIVWFYVVTGGLKASTWVGVLQFCLLVGGIILLGFYTITSPLFGGWSGFVASMSGLEDKYMKVPGLIHFGLGTGGWTAVMILTYMFALMGIQSSPAFTLWNFGIASPKPLAWQQVFMSTFVVGLSLFFFTAFQGIGARILMMAGNLAPQVDGDVVPMLMTKFLPGPVLGLVFMGAIAAIHSTSAPYIGTGGTIIQRDVWWRYVRKQGGTHSEQIWTNRVFATILTVAAVVVSLTSTDAIVMIGGFATAFGTIMYLCLLGVHWGFKFPSIGVVLGLICAIIACFLTYYVWKYPLSIHTAGWGIFVGLAVAYLCRGLGIKDNEETIARQKEIREWLNSIDAPTEKGKRWRGYMKIIVPIWFFMAIGPGVLIGNNAISFAGFPPIWSWQIIWWILGIIMMWGLCFKAEMSTTSAEQIRRADEETMDVTKEADD; from the coding sequence ATGGATCCAAAAATTTGGGTTTGGATTTTTCTGGCACTGTACATCATCTACTGTTTCTGGATGGGCCTGAAAGGATTTTTCAGTGAAAAAAAAGCGTCGGGTTATGCCATTGCCGGCCGCTCCATTCCGTTCATCGCGTTTTTGATGGCGGCCACGGCCGCCTCATTTTCCGGATGGACCTTTATCGGCCATCCGGGTCTGATCTGGAAAGCCGGCCTGGTATATGCCTTTGCTTCTTTTTACGTGCTCACCATCCCCCTCACCGGGGCATTTTTTGCCAAACGAAACTGGCTCATGGGCAAGCGCTACGGGTTTATCACACCCGGGGATATGTTTGCCTATTACTATAACAACGAAGCCGTACGCTGGCTGACCGTTCTGGCCGCATTTCTGTACTCCATTTTCTATTCCGGGCTCCAGCTCATCGCGGCGGCCAAGCTGTTCTACTGGACCGCCGGCGTGCCTGAAACCATCGGCCTGATTTTCATGGCTGCCATTGTATGGTTCTATGTGGTCACGGGCGGGTTGAAAGCCTCCACCTGGGTGGGGGTACTTCAGTTCTGCCTGCTGGTGGGCGGTATCATCCTGCTGGGATTTTACACCATCACCAGTCCTTTGTTCGGCGGATGGTCCGGGTTTGTGGCATCCATGAGCGGACTGGAGGATAAATACATGAAGGTACCGGGCCTGATTCATTTCGGCCTGGGCACCGGCGGATGGACTGCCGTGATGATTCTCACCTATATGTTTGCCCTCATGGGGATCCAGTCTTCGCCGGCCTTTACCCTGTGGAATTTTGGTATTGCCTCTCCCAAGCCCCTGGCCTGGCAGCAGGTGTTCATGTCCACCTTTGTGGTGGGTCTGTCTTTATTCTTTTTCACCGCGTTCCAGGGTATCGGTGCCCGGATCCTGATGATGGCCGGAAATCTGGCACCTCAGGTGGATGGTGATGTCGTACCCATGCTCATGACCAAATTTTTGCCCGGTCCGGTCCTGGGTCTGGTGTTCATGGGGGCCATTGCGGCCATCCATTCCACATCAGCACCTTACATCGGCACGGGCGGCACCATTATCCAGCGGGATGTGTGGTGGCGGTATGTCAGAAAACAGGGGGGAACGCACTCCGAGCAGATCTGGACCAACCGGGTCTTTGCCACCATCCTGACAGTTGCCGCCGTAGTGGTCTCTTTGACATCCACGGATGCCATCGTTATGATCGGCGGGTTTGCCACGGCATTCGGCACCATCATGTACCTGTGCCTGTTAGGGGTTCACTGGGGATTCAAATTCCCAAGCATCGGTGTGGTCTTAGGCTTGATATGTGCGATCATCGCCTGTTTTCTCACCTATTATGTCTGGAAATATCCCTTGTCCATCCATACAGCCGGATGGGGTATTTTCGTAGGCCTGGCCGTGGCATACCTGTGCCGGGGATTAGGGATAAAAGATAACGAAGAAACCATTGCCCGGCAAAAAGAGATTCGGGAATGGCTCAACTCCATTGACGCGCCGACTGAAAAAGGCAAACGCTGGCGCGGGTACATGAAAATAATTGTCCCCATCTGGTTTTTCATGGCCATCGGCCCCGGCGTACTCATTGGCAACAATGCCATCTCTTTTGCCGGATTCCCACCCATCTGGTCCTGGCAGATCATCTGGTGGATCTTAGGTATCATCATGATGTGGGGCCTGTGCTTTAAAGCGGAAATGTCCACCACCTCCGCCGAACAGATCCGAAGAGCGGATGAAGAAACCATGGACGTCACCAAGGAAGCCGATGATTGA
- the dinB gene encoding DNA polymerase IV produces the protein MILHIDMDAFFAAVEQRDNPELKHRPVVVCGNSPRAVVSTASYEARQFGIHSAMPLFQAKQLCPHLIVVPGHREKYAAASQQIMAIISKFTPLVEPVSIDEAYADVTGCSTLFGPPPVIARQIKQTLFTHLALTCSIGIAPVKFLAKIASDMNKPDGLTHITREQMPTVIQTLPVHQVPGVGKQAMHRMKELNIQTLGDIQRFDVTLLTKKFGKFGRRLYQLCRGLDEDRIQPRAARKSISSETTLETDISDEQTARKILLSLAGRVGRELRKKNRVCESVSIKIKFSDFTQITRTRKTPARTCSTEAIFHQARLLFEQVKLTQKIRLLGVGVSHLQPKHAPVQMALLSLPEDNTTKQWESVDQAMDRIFEKFGREMVTPAVLNPLKNPSPGKGGQMTRTSAKKLIISGKVQGVYFRLETRKAALQAGVDGYVKNRADGSVEAVFQGPTQAVDQMVAWCHQGPPAARVDQVTVETLALQPDTNGFDIRY, from the coding sequence ATGATCCTGCACATTGATATGGACGCTTTTTTTGCGGCTGTGGAACAGCGGGATAATCCGGAACTCAAGCACCGGCCCGTGGTGGTGTGCGGCAATTCGCCCCGGGCTGTGGTATCCACAGCCAGCTATGAAGCCAGACAATTCGGAATTCATTCCGCCATGCCTCTTTTCCAGGCCAAACAGCTTTGTCCGCATCTGATTGTGGTTCCGGGACACAGGGAAAAATATGCCGCCGCATCCCAACAGATCATGGCGATCATTTCAAAATTCACGCCACTGGTGGAACCGGTGTCCATTGATGAAGCCTATGCCGATGTGACCGGATGCAGCACCTTGTTCGGACCCCCGCCGGTCATTGCAAGACAAATCAAACAGACCCTTTTCACCCATCTGGCGCTAACCTGTTCCATCGGTATTGCCCCGGTGAAATTTCTGGCCAAAATCGCCTCGGACATGAACAAACCCGACGGGTTGACCCATATCACCCGGGAGCAGATGCCGACGGTCATTCAGACATTGCCCGTTCATCAGGTTCCGGGAGTGGGAAAGCAGGCCATGCACCGGATGAAAGAACTCAATATTCAGACATTGGGGGATATTCAGCGGTTTGACGTGACACTGCTCACCAAAAAATTCGGCAAATTCGGCCGGCGGCTGTACCAGCTTTGCCGGGGCCTGGATGAGGACCGGATACAGCCCCGGGCCGCCCGCAAATCCATTTCCAGTGAAACCACCCTGGAAACCGATATTTCAGATGAACAGACCGCCAGAAAGATCCTGCTTTCCCTGGCCGGCCGGGTGGGAAGGGAATTGAGAAAAAAAAACCGGGTATGTGAAAGTGTGTCCATTAAAATAAAGTTTTCCGACTTCACCCAGATCACCCGGACCCGGAAAACCCCGGCCCGGACCTGTTCAACAGAAGCGATTTTCCACCAGGCCCGGCTTTTGTTTGAACAAGTGAAACTCACCCAGAAAATCCGGTTGCTGGGGGTGGGGGTCTCTCATCTGCAACCCAAACATGCGCCGGTTCAGATGGCCCTGCTGTCTTTGCCTGAAGATAATACCACAAAACAATGGGAATCCGTGGATCAGGCCATGGACCGCATTTTTGAAAAATTCGGCCGGGAAATGGTGACACCGGCGGTATTGAACCCGTTGAAAAATCCGTCACCCGGGAAAGGAGGACAAATGACCCGGACAAGTGCAAAAAAACTGATCATTTCAGGAAAGGTCCAGGGCGTATATTTTCGACTGGAAACCCGGAAAGCAGCCCTTCAGGCAGGGGTTGACGGATATGTGAAAAACCGGGCCGATGGATCGGTGGAGGCCGTGTTTCAGGGGCCAACCCAGGCCGTGGATCAGATGGTGGCATGGTGTCACCAGGGTCCACCCGCGGCCCGGGTGGACCAGGTAACCGTTGAAACCCTTGCGCTTCAACCGGACACAAACGGTTTTGATATCAGGTATTAA
- a CDS encoding extracellular solute-binding protein produces MRFHKWVFVLLVCCAALAGCSDNREDPETKEPSFSKVSAQENEPLLREYAPMPENIHWLTNDTDPVFASSDARKGGLFRAALLSFPMTFRVVGPDSNGSFRSAILDNQLSLINIHPNTGNIIPELATHWAFDPDKKTMYFKLDKDARWSDGRPVTGWDYAYTLTFMRSEHIIAPWYNDYYTREIKQVMVYDDHTIGVKSTKAVPDLHLKLGISPTPAHFFHPLDKEFTYRYNWAVVPNTGPYQMSEFKKGRYIRFARKIDWWAKDRRYFKHRFNVDTVQYSVIRDFNLQWEHFKKGRLETFGLVQPKYWYDKSKTRVIENGYVHRIWFFNDLPRPSHGMWLNQDKEVFSERYRRLAFAHAMNIDKVIEKVLRGDYFRLAQPFFGYGDYTDLTISARKYDVFRVESLMTGQGWHRGDDGIWSRNGQRFSVTVTYGYDDHMPQLVVLKEEARKAGIELQLEKLDSSAMFKKFLEKQHDVAWMGWSTGMRPSYWQGWHSDNAHKPQTNNITNTDNPQLDALIDQYRESLDEAERIRLSKAIQNKIHAVCAYVPTFMVPYVRIAYWRWLRLPSFHGTRMSENLFDPFSSTVGGLFWMDPDLYDQTLSAMKQGTALVPVTLIDERFKVTKESP; encoded by the coding sequence ATGCGGTTTCATAAATGGGTGTTTGTGTTACTGGTGTGTTGTGCGGCCCTGGCTGGATGTTCAGACAACCGGGAAGACCCAGAGACCAAAGAGCCGTCATTTTCCAAAGTTTCGGCCCAGGAAAATGAACCGCTTTTGCGTGAATATGCCCCCATGCCTGAAAATATTCACTGGCTGACCAATGATACTGATCCCGTGTTTGCATCGTCTGATGCCAGAAAAGGGGGGCTTTTCAGGGCCGCTCTGCTCAGTTTTCCCATGACCTTCCGGGTGGTGGGGCCGGATTCCAACGGCAGCTTCAGGTCTGCGATCCTGGACAATCAGCTGTCATTGATCAATATCCATCCCAACACCGGCAACATCATTCCGGAACTGGCCACCCACTGGGCTTTTGATCCGGATAAGAAAACCATGTATTTCAAGCTGGACAAAGATGCCCGGTGGTCGGACGGCCGGCCGGTCACGGGATGGGATTATGCCTACACCCTCACGTTCATGCGCTCGGAACATATTATCGCCCCCTGGTACAATGATTATTACACCCGGGAGATCAAGCAAGTCATGGTGTATGATGATCACACCATTGGTGTGAAAAGCACCAAAGCCGTGCCGGATCTTCACCTGAAACTGGGTATCAGCCCCACGCCCGCGCATTTTTTCCATCCGTTGGACAAAGAGTTCACTTACCGGTACAACTGGGCCGTGGTACCCAATACCGGTCCTTATCAGATGTCTGAATTCAAAAAAGGCCGGTATATCCGGTTTGCCAGAAAAATTGACTGGTGGGCAAAAGACCGGCGCTATTTTAAACACCGGTTCAATGTGGACACGGTCCAGTATTCGGTGATCAGAGATTTCAATCTTCAATGGGAGCATTTCAAGAAAGGCCGGCTGGAAACCTTTGGTCTGGTCCAGCCCAAGTACTGGTATGATAAATCAAAGACCCGGGTCATTGAAAACGGGTATGTGCATCGGATCTGGTTTTTCAATGACCTGCCCCGGCCCAGCCATGGCATGTGGCTCAACCAGGACAAAGAGGTTTTTTCCGAAAGATACCGACGCCTGGCATTTGCCCATGCCATGAACATCGATAAGGTGATTGAAAAAGTGCTGCGGGGGGATTATTTCCGCCTGGCCCAGCCGTTTTTCGGATATGGGGATTACACGGACCTCACGATTTCTGCCCGGAAATATGATGTGTTCCGAGTGGAATCCCTGATGACCGGGCAGGGATGGCACCGGGGCGATGACGGTATCTGGTCCAGAAACGGTCAGCGGTTTTCCGTCACTGTTACCTATGGATATGACGATCATATGCCCCAGCTGGTGGTGCTTAAAGAAGAAGCCCGCAAAGCCGGCATTGAGCTGCAACTGGAAAAACTGGATTCATCCGCCATGTTCAAGAAATTTCTGGAAAAACAGCATGATGTGGCCTGGATGGGGTGGAGCACCGGCATGCGGCCGTCCTATTGGCAGGGATGGCATTCGGACAACGCCCACAAGCCCCAGACCAACAATATCACAAACACGGATAATCCGCAGCTGGATGCCCTGATCGATCAATACCGGGAAAGTCTGGATGAAGCCGAGCGGATCCGGCTGTCCAAAGCCATCCAGAACAAAATCCATGCGGTGTGTGCCTATGTGCCCACGTTTATGGTGCCCTATGTCCGGATCGCTTACTGGCGGTGGCTCAGGCTGCCCTCATTTCATGGCACCCGCATGTCCGAAAACCTGTTTGATCCGTTTTCATCCACCGTGGGCGGGCTTTTCTGGATGGATCCGGATCTGTATGATCAAACCCTTTCAGCCATGAAACAGGGAACGGCCCTGGTGCCGGTCACCCTGATCGATGAACGCTTTAAAGTGACGAAAGAATCCCCATGA
- a CDS encoding propionyl-CoA synthetase: MSNLYDQAHEQSIKDPERFWGPIAETCHWYKKWDKVLDDANTPFYRWFVGGETNTCYNAVDLHVNEGKGDQAAIIYDSPVTDTITTYTYKDLKDQVSRFAGVLKQRGVTKGDRVIIYMPMIPEAVFAMLACARIGAIHSVVFGGFAANELATRINDAKPKVIVSASCGIEINRVIPYKPLLDKAIDLSDTKPESCIIFQRSQAAADMQNERDFDWNEMMAQAAPADCVPVAATDPLYILYTSGTTGLPKGIVRDHGGHMVALKWSMSAIYGVDQGDVYWAASDIGWVVGHSYIVYAPLFKGCTTIVYEGKPVGTPDASAFWRVISQHKIKTMFTAPTAFRAIKQQDPGAGMMAGFDLSHFKYLFLAGERTDPDTLSWAEDSLKVPVIDHWWQTETGWAIAANCVGLHQFPVKPGSPTKAAPGWDLAVLDETGDPVGPGGIGAIVAKLPLPPGTLPTLWQNDDRYISAYLATFPGYYETADAGYIDEDGYVFVMARTDDIINVAGHRLSTGAMEEVIAGHPDVAECAVMGVDDDLKGQVPLGMVVLNAGVDRDHDDIIKEVVQQVRDTIGPVAAFKKAIVVQRLPKTRSGKILRGTMRAIANKKEYKVPATIDDDTILDEIETSLGKIGYGRQA, translated from the coding sequence ATGTCCAATCTCTATGATCAGGCCCATGAACAATCCATCAAAGACCCGGAAAGATTCTGGGGACCCATTGCCGAAACGTGTCACTGGTATAAAAAATGGGACAAAGTGCTGGATGATGCCAACACCCCTTTTTATCGGTGGTTTGTGGGCGGTGAAACCAACACCTGCTATAACGCCGTGGACCTGCATGTGAATGAAGGCAAAGGAGACCAGGCCGCCATTATTTATGACAGCCCGGTGACCGACACCATCACCACTTATACCTACAAAGACCTCAAAGACCAGGTATCACGCTTTGCCGGGGTCCTGAAGCAAAGGGGGGTTACCAAAGGAGACCGGGTCATCATCTACATGCCCATGATTCCTGAAGCCGTGTTTGCCATGCTGGCCTGTGCCAGGATCGGGGCGATCCATTCCGTGGTGTTCGGCGGATTTGCCGCCAATGAACTGGCCACCCGGATCAATGATGCCAAGCCCAAAGTGATCGTGTCTGCTTCCTGCGGCATCGAGATCAACCGGGTGATCCCATACAAGCCGCTCCTGGACAAGGCCATTGACCTGTCCGACACCAAACCGGAATCCTGTATCATTTTCCAGCGTTCCCAGGCAGCGGCGGATATGCAGAACGAAAGGGATTTCGACTGGAACGAAATGATGGCACAGGCAGCCCCGGCAGACTGCGTACCAGTTGCCGCCACCGATCCTTTGTATATCCTGTACACCTCAGGCACCACGGGTCTGCCCAAAGGCATTGTCCGGGACCACGGGGGCCACATGGTGGCCCTGAAATGGAGCATGAGCGCCATTTACGGGGTCGATCAGGGAGATGTGTACTGGGCCGCCTCAGACATCGGCTGGGTGGTGGGCCATTCCTATATCGTGTATGCCCCTCTGTTCAAGGGATGCACCACCATAGTGTATGAAGGCAAGCCCGTGGGAACCCCGGATGCTTCTGCGTTCTGGCGGGTCATCTCCCAGCATAAGATAAAAACCATGTTCACGGCCCCCACGGCCTTCCGGGCCATCAAGCAACAGGACCCGGGCGCCGGAATGATGGCGGGCTTTGACCTGTCCCATTTCAAATACCTGTTTCTGGCCGGGGAAAGAACCGATCCAGACACCCTTTCCTGGGCCGAAGACAGCCTCAAGGTGCCGGTGATCGACCACTGGTGGCAGACGGAAACCGGGTGGGCCATTGCGGCCAATTGTGTGGGACTGCATCAGTTCCCGGTCAAACCCGGGTCTCCCACCAAGGCGGCCCCGGGCTGGGACCTGGCCGTGCTGGATGAGACGGGAGATCCCGTAGGCCCGGGGGGAATCGGTGCCATCGTGGCAAAACTACCCCTGCCGCCGGGCACCCTGCCTACCTTGTGGCAGAATGATGACCGGTATATTTCCGCTTATCTTGCCACCTTCCCAGGGTACTATGAAACCGCAGATGCCGGTTACATTGACGAAGATGGATATGTATTTGTCATGGCCAGAACCGATGACATCATCAATGTGGCCGGGCACCGCCTGTCCACGGGTGCCATGGAAGAAGTGATCGCCGGACACCCGGATGTGGCGGAATGCGCGGTCATGGGCGTGGATGATGACCTCAAGGGCCAGGTGCCCTTAGGAATGGTGGTGCTTAACGCCGGCGTGGACCGGGACCATGATGATATCATCAAAGAGGTGGTCCAGCAGGTCAGAGATACGATCGGCCCGGTGGCGGCCTTCAAAAAAGCCATCGTGGTCCAGCGTCTGCCCAAGACCCGGTCCGGAAAAATCCTTAGAGGAACCATGCGGGCCATTGCCAATAAAAAAGAATACAAGGTGCCCGCAACCATCGACGACGACACCATCCTGGACGAGATTGAAACCTCCCTGGGAAAGATCGGATATGGCAGACAGGCATGA
- a CDS encoding lactate utilization protein, with protein MKNPIDNYWRLKLEAVKEALEKNKFEVFISDTAAGAKDLALEQIIPALDVKSVSWGGSMSFVSTGLFHALMEKKDLEIINTFDKTLSFDDMMETRRQSLLADLFITGTNALTEAGQLVNLDMIGNRVGAMMWGPKHVLLIIGRNKLCADLEDAMFRIKNYAAPVNVMNLDKKTPCAATGICQDCASPDRICNYWTIIEKSFVKHRIKIILVNEDLGF; from the coding sequence ATGAAAAATCCCATAGATAATTACTGGCGCTTAAAGCTGGAAGCCGTTAAGGAAGCTCTTGAAAAAAACAAATTCGAGGTGTTCATTTCAGACACGGCTGCCGGCGCCAAAGACCTGGCCCTGGAACAGATCATTCCGGCCCTGGATGTCAAAAGCGTTTCCTGGGGCGGCTCCATGTCCTTTGTGTCCACGGGCCTGTTTCATGCGCTCATGGAAAAAAAAGATCTGGAGATCATCAACACATTCGACAAAACCCTTTCTTTTGACGACATGATGGAAACACGGCGCCAGTCGCTGCTGGCGGACCTGTTCATCACCGGCACCAATGCATTGACCGAAGCGGGTCAGCTGGTGAACCTGGATATGATCGGCAACCGGGTCGGGGCCATGATGTGGGGACCCAAACATGTGCTGCTGATTATCGGACGAAACAAACTGTGTGCGGATCTGGAAGATGCCATGTTCCGGATCAAAAACTATGCGGCCCCGGTGAACGTCATGAATCTGGATAAAAAAACGCCCTGTGCCGCCACCGGCATATGCCAGGACTGTGCCAGCCCGGACCGGATCTGTAACTACTGGACCATTATTGAAAAATCTTTTGTAAAACACCGGATTAAAATTATTCTGGTCAATGAAGATCTGGGGTTTTAA
- the dfsP gene encoding DUF166 family (seleno)protein DfsP: MQTIAVFQQNNSGETKIKGIAKFGDRQFDIQIFNIEPDLPPVLDDTSPYLPKTIEADLVLDYLKHCDLSEDLSRLCDQLGIPIVSSGKKLQCGHAFCPPICCTLQESNALGLYGKMFGTPRITVDLDEDRVAQIRVHRGAPCGATWLAAEKVKGLPLDQAMTRFGLEVQFFCSANPAGWDPLWGKSPVHLAADIHTAALKTSLKKKKETAFNT, from the coding sequence ATGCAGACCATTGCCGTGTTCCAACAAAACAATTCAGGAGAAACCAAGATAAAAGGGATTGCCAAATTCGGTGATCGCCAGTTTGATATTCAAATTTTTAATATTGAACCGGATCTGCCGCCGGTGCTGGATGATACATCCCCTTATCTGCCCAAAACGATTGAAGCGGATCTGGTTCTGGATTATCTCAAACATTGCGATCTGTCCGAGGATCTGAGCCGGTTGTGCGATCAACTCGGCATCCCCATTGTCTCATCAGGCAAAAAACTGCAATGCGGCCATGCGTTTTGTCCGCCCATCTGCTGTACGTTGCAGGAAAGCAATGCCCTGGGCTTATATGGCAAAATGTTCGGTACCCCCCGGATCACAGTGGATCTTGATGAAGACCGGGTGGCACAAATCCGGGTTCATCGCGGCGCTCCCTGCGGTGCCACCTGGCTGGCAGCGGAAAAGGTCAAGGGACTGCCTCTGGATCAAGCCATGACCCGGTTCGGGCTGGAAGTCCAGTTTTTCTGCTCCGCCAATCCGGCCGGGTGGGATCCGTTATGGGGTAAAAGCCCGGTTCACCTGGCCGCAGACATTCATACCGCAGCGTTGAAGACCAGTCTGAAGAAAAAAAAGGAAACCGCGTTTAATACCTGA
- the acs gene encoding acetate--CoA ligase — translation MSRKDVVETTEAQIAVHWKEEEYYHPSPKFIGQANLTDPAVFDRFSLDNFPDYYTDFAEMLTWYKYWDEVLDTSDAPCFKWFKGGLINASYNCIDRHLKDSKNKTAIHFVPELEEERIDHITYQELYVRVNEFAALLRDFAGLKRGDRVTIHMPMSAELPITMLACARLGVIHSVVFGGFSASACADRIVDSNSRVLITMDAYYRAGKLLNHKQHADEAVKISEKQGQVVDKVLVWQRYPGKYASDTPMQDGRDVFVNDELKNHYGKRITPEKMLSEDPLFLMYTSGTTGKPKGCQHGTGGYLAYVTAMSRYIQDIHPEDVYWCMADIGWITGHSFIVYGPLALGASSVIYEGVPTYPDPGRSWRIAQALDVNIFHTAPTAIRALRKLGPEEPAKYTYHFKHMTTVGEPIEPAVWKWYESAVGKGEAVIVDTWWQTETGGFLCSTTPGLNPMKPGSAGPGVPGIHPFILDAEGNEITQPGIAGNICIRNPWPGQFQTIWGDRQRFVDTYFGPICKNPESKDWKDWPYLAGDAAMMAQDGYFRILGRIDDVINVSGHRLGTKEIESAALMVDEVAEAAVVPVSHEIKGKEPDLYVALKTGIKPSEELAKKVSDAVCEQIGKIAKPRRVWLVPDMPKTRSGKIMRRVLGAISNKGDVGDVMTLANPEVVEEIRNMVQK, via the coding sequence ATGAGCAGAAAAGACGTTGTCGAAACCACGGAAGCCCAGATCGCTGTCCATTGGAAAGAAGAAGAGTACTATCATCCCTCCCCCAAATTTATCGGCCAGGCCAACCTGACTGATCCAGCCGTCTTTGACCGGTTCAGCCTGGACAATTTTCCGGATTATTATACTGATTTTGCTGAAATGCTCACCTGGTATAAATACTGGGACGAAGTTCTGGATACCAGTGACGCACCCTGTTTCAAATGGTTTAAAGGCGGTCTGATCAATGCCAGCTACAACTGCATCGACCGCCATCTGAAAGACAGCAAAAACAAGACCGCCATCCATTTTGTTCCGGAACTCGAAGAGGAACGAATTGATCATATCACCTATCAGGAGCTGTATGTCCGGGTCAATGAATTCGCTGCCCTGCTCAGAGATTTTGCCGGACTCAAACGCGGGGACCGGGTCACCATTCACATGCCCATGTCTGCTGAGCTTCCCATTACCATGCTGGCCTGTGCCCGCCTAGGTGTGATCCATTCCGTGGTGTTTGGCGGGTTTTCCGCATCTGCCTGTGCTGACAGGATCGTGGATTCCAACTCCCGGGTCCTCATCACCATGGATGCTTATTACCGGGCAGGCAAACTGCTCAACCACAAGCAGCATGCGGACGAGGCCGTCAAAATTTCCGAAAAACAGGGTCAGGTGGTGGACAAGGTGCTGGTGTGGCAGCGGTATCCGGGCAAATACGCTTCTGATACCCCCATGCAGGACGGCCGGGACGTGTTTGTGAACGACGAGCTGAAAAACCATTACGGCAAACGTATCACACCGGAAAAAATGCTGTCTGAAGATCCGTTGTTTCTCATGTACACCAGCGGCACCACGGGCAAACCCAAGGGATGTCAGCACGGCACCGGCGGATACCTGGCCTATGTCACGGCCATGTCCAGATATATCCAGGATATCCATCCGGAAGATGTGTACTGGTGCATGGCTGACATCGGGTGGATCACGGGTCATTCCTTTATCGTTTACGGCCCGCTTGCTTTGGGCGCTTCCTCCGTGATCTACGAAGGGGTTCCCACTTATCCGGATCCCGGCCGATCCTGGCGTATCGCCCAGGCCCTGGATGTCAACATCTTCCACACCGCCCCCACGGCCATCCGGGCTTTGCGAAAGCTGGGGCCGGAGGAACCAGCCAAATACACCTATCATTTCAAACACATGACCACGGTGGGCGAGCCCATCGAACCTGCTGTGTGGAAATGGTATGAAAGCGCTGTGGGCAAGGGTGAGGCCGTCATCGTGGATACCTGGTGGCAGACGGAAACCGGGGGGTTTTTATGTTCCACCACGCCGGGTCTAAACCCTATGAAACCGGGCAGTGCCGGCCCCGGGGTACCAGGCATTCACCCGTTTATCCTGGATGCCGAAGGCAATGAAATCACACAACCCGGCATTGCCGGCAATATCTGCATCCGAAACCCATGGCCGGGCCAGTTCCAGACTATCTGGGGAGACCGCCAGCGGTTTGTGGACACCTATTTTGGCCCTATCTGCAAAAACCCGGAAAGCAAAGACTGGAAAGACTGGCCCTATCTGGCCGGGGATGCGGCCATGATGGCGCAAGACGGGTATTTCAGGATCCTGGGACGGATCGATGATGTCATCAATGTATCCGGCCACCGACTGGGAACCAAGGAGATCGAATCCGCGGCCCTGATGGTGGATGAAGTGGCCGAAGCCGCAGTGGTACCGGTATCCCATGAAATCAAGGGCAAGGAACCCGACCTGTACGTTGCCCTGAAAACCGGCATCAAACCGTCCGAAGAATTGGCAAAAAAAGTCTCTGATGCCGTGTGTGAGCAGATCGGCAAAATTGCCAAACCCAGACGAGTCTGGCTGGTACCGGACATGCCCAAAACCCGGTCCGGCAAAATTATGCGCCGGGTCTTAGGCGCCATTTCCAACAAAGGGGATGTCGGAGATGTCATGACCCTGGCCAACCCGGAAGTGGTGGAAGAGATCAGGAACATGGTTCAAAAATAA